The proteins below are encoded in one region of Cololabis saira isolate AMF1-May2022 chromosome 21, fColSai1.1, whole genome shotgun sequence:
- the rprml gene encoding reprimo-like protein, translating into MNVSLFNVTQVALFNGSQSLNGALATFSSNSTDSVVTGDGGGSLVLLQEERKLFVMRVVQIAVLCVLSLTVMFGIFFLGCNLMIKSESMINFLVKERRPSKDVETVTMGLS; encoded by the coding sequence ATGAACGTTTCCCTCTTCAACGTGACCCAGGTCGCGTTGTTTAACGGGAGCCAGAGCCTGAACGGGGCTCTGGCCACATTCTCCAGCAACAGCACGGACAGCGTGGTGACCGGCGACGGCGGGGggtctctggtgctgctgcaagAGGAGCGCAAACTCTTCGTGATGCGCGTGGTGCAGATCGCGGTGCTGTGCGTCCTGTCGCTCACTGTCATGTTCGGTATATTTTTTCTCGGGTGCAATCTGATGATCAAGTCGGAGAGCATGATTAACTTCCTGGTGAAGGAGCGGAGACCCTCCAAAGACGTGGAAACGGTCACGATGGGGCTCAGCTAG